From Mus pahari chromosome 20, PAHARI_EIJ_v1.1, whole genome shotgun sequence, the proteins below share one genomic window:
- the LOC110337517 gene encoding pyrethroid hydrolase Ces2a isoform X2 — MLLARLRGWLCVVASGLLLLLQHVNGQDSASLIRNTHTGQVRGSLVHVKDTDIAVHAFLGIPFAKPPVGPLRFAPPEAPEPWSGVRDGTSQPAMCLQTAMMNLEGMEEMKLNMVPMSEDCLYLNIYTPAHAQEGSNLPVMVWIHGGALVVGSASMNDVSELAATEEVVIVAIQYRLGILGFFSTGDQHARGNWGYLDQVAALRWVQKNIAYFGGNRDRVTIFGVSAGGTSVSSHILSPMSKGLFHGAIMQSGVALLPGLISDTSEVVYKTVANLSGCEATDSEALIHCLRAKSKQEILAINQVFKMIPAVXDGEFLPKNPQELLASKDFHPVPSIIGINRDECGWGVPTVRPSSKPLRNITRETLPAVLKNTAPQMMLPSECSHLLMEEYMGDTEDPETLQTQFREMLADFMFVIPALQVAHFQRSQAPVYFYEFQHLLSFIKHVRPFYPKADHGDDAVFIFGSYFWGMKFDLTEEEELLKRRVMKYWANFARNGNPNSEDLPSWPVMDQDEQYLQLNTQPAVGRALKARRLQFWTKTLPQKIQELKGSQDKHAEL, encoded by the exons ATGCTGTTGGCTAGACTTCGTGGTTGGCTGTGTGTTGTAGCCAGTgggctcctgcttctcctccagcATGTGAATG GCCAGGACTCAGCCAGCCTCATCAGGAACACGCACACGGGCCAGGTGAGAGGCAGCCTTGTCCACGTGAAGGACACTGACATCGCTGTCCACGCCTTCCTGGGAATCCCCTTTGCCAAGCCTCCTGTAGGACCCCTGCGCTTTGCACCTCCTGAGGCCCCTGAGCCATGGAGTGGTGTGAGAGATGGGACCTCACAGCCGGCCAT GTGTCTACAGACAGCTATGATGAATTTAGAAGGTATGGAGGAGATGAAGTTGAACATGGTTCCTATGTCTGAGGACTGCCTGTATCTCAACATCTATACACCAGCCCATGCCCAGGAGGGCTCTAACCTGCCT GTGATGGTATGGATCCATGGTGGTGCGCTGGTTGTAGGATCTGCTTCCATGAATGATGTATCTGAACTGGCAGCCACTGAGGAAGTAGTAATTGTTGCCATTCAGTATCGCTTGGGGATCCTTGGCTTCTTCAG CACTGGAGACCAACACGCCAGAGGCAACTGGGGATACCTGGACCAAGTGGCTGCCCTACGCTGGGTGCAGAAGAATATCGCTTACTTTGGAGGCAACCGTGACAGGGTCACTATATTTGGAGTCTCGGCAGGAGGCACAAGTGTGTCTTCCCATATTCTGTCCCCCATGTCCAAAGGACTCTTTCATGGAGCCATTATGCAGAGTGGAGTGGCCCTGCTGCCTGGCCTCATCTCTGACACTTCAGAGGTGGTCTACAAG ACAGTAGCCAACCTATCTGGTTGTGAAGCCACAGACTCAGAAGCCCTGATCCACTGCCTTCGAGCAAAGAGTAAACAAGAGATCCTGGCTATTAACCAG GTCTTCAAGATGATCCCTGCTGTGGNGGATGGGGAATTCCTACCCAAGAATCCTCAGGAGCTGCTGGCCTCTAAGGATTTTCACCCTGTCCCCAGCATCATTGGTATCAACAGGGATGAATGTGGCTGGGGAGTTCCCACGGTGAGACCTAGTTCTAAGCCCCTGAGGAA CATAACCAGAGAGACCCTGCCAGCTGTTCTGAAGAACACAGCACCACAAATG ATGTTGCCTTCAGAATGTAGTCACCTGCTAATGGAGGAGTACATGGGGGACACTGAGGACCCAGAGACCCTGCAAACTCAGTTCAGGGAGATGCTGGCAGACTTCATGTTTGTGATCCCTGCTCTCCAAGTGGCACATTTCCAGC gttcccaggctcctgtctactTCTATGAGTTCCAGCATCTGCTCAGCTTCATCAAACATGTCAGGCCCTTCTATCCGAAGGCAGACCACGGTGATGACGCTGTCTTTATCTTTGGCTCCTATTTCTGGGGCATGAAAT TTGACCTCACCGAGGAGGAGGAGctgctgaagaggagggtgatgAAGTACTGGGCCAACTTTGCAAGAAATGG GAACCCCAACAGTGAGGATCTACCCTCCTGGCCTGTGATGGACCAAGATGAGCAGTATCTGCAGCTGAACACCCAGCCTGCTGTGGGCCgagccctgaaggccagaaggcTGCAGTTCTGGACCAAGACTCTGCCCCAGAAGATccaggagctaaagggttctCAGGACAAGCATGCAGAGCTGTAG